In a single window of the candidate division WOR-3 bacterium genome:
- the trxA gene encoding thioredoxin, with the protein MAIPEITDKDFEEKVLKSTKPCVVDFWAEWCHPCKMIEPSMEELYSEYKDRVNFYKINVDDNSETPSKFYVMSIPTLLFVKNGEVVDRIIGAVPKSTIEERIKDLL; encoded by the coding sequence ATGGCTATTCCTGAAATCACAGATAAGGATTTTGAAGAAAAAGTTTTAAAATCAACTAAACCCTGTGTTGTTGACTTCTGGGCTGAGTGGTGCCATCCATGTAAAATGATTGAGCCCTCAATGGAAGAATTATATTCTGAATATAAGGACAGGGTTAATTTTTATAAAATTAATGTGGATGATAACTCTGAAACTCCTTCAAAATTCTATGTTATGAGTATTCCAACACTGCTTTTTGTTAAAAATGGAGAAGTTGTAGATAGAATCATAGGAGCTGTTCCTAAAAGCACAATAGAAGAAAGAATTAAAGATCTTCTTTAA
- a CDS encoding site-2 protease family protein, whose product MDDITKRVEEIFVIHDSYIKKGKTVYIGYFITPDVREGLFYLKERLKEINYVPSIYKLKGIYYALEVHPEYKLKTKDFVVPLILFLLTVITTMFAGSMHYLADFEKFLKEFPKSLLYGFPFSFALLSILLSHEMGHFLTSRKYGVEATLPYFIPVPHPLVGTFGAFIKMKSTIPDKKTLLRIGAAGPLAGIIVSIPFTIWGILNSKVVTGRGEGGLFLGDPLLFKFLFSIIRKDIPPDANVLLHPVAFAGWIGFFVTAMNLLPFSQLDGGHIIYALVGEKFQIIQFFLFPFLILMGFFWPGWFFWGFLLVLFGLRHPPPIDNITPLERKDKIIGIICIAVFILTFHPVPFSLRI is encoded by the coding sequence ATGGACGATATCACTAAAAGGGTAGAAGAGATTTTTGTAATTCACGATTCTTACATTAAGAAGGGAAAAACTGTTTATATAGGTTATTTTATCACACCTGATGTAAGGGAAGGATTATTTTATCTGAAAGAGAGATTAAAGGAAATAAATTATGTTCCTTCTATTTATAAATTAAAGGGAATTTATTATGCTCTTGAAGTTCATCCTGAATACAAATTAAAGACAAAGGATTTTGTTGTGCCTCTTATTTTATTTTTATTAACAGTAATAACAACAATGTTTGCTGGTTCAATGCATTATCTTGCTGATTTTGAAAAATTTTTGAAGGAATTTCCAAAATCCCTTTTATACGGTTTCCCTTTTTCCTTTGCACTTCTTTCAATTCTTTTATCCCATGAAATGGGTCATTTTTTAACAAGCAGAAAATATGGAGTTGAAGCAACTCTTCCTTATTTTATACCTGTTCCCCATCCCCTTGTGGGAACTTTTGGTGCTTTTATAAAAATGAAATCAACAATTCCTGATAAAAAAACTCTTTTAAGAATAGGAGCTGCAGGTCCATTAGCAGGAATAATAGTTTCAATTCCCTTTACTATCTGGGGTATACTCAATTCAAAAGTAGTTACAGGAAGAGGGGAAGGAGGTTTATTTCTTGGTGATCCCCTTTTATTTAAGTTTCTTTTCTCCATAATAAGAAAAGATATTCCACCTGATGCAAATGTTTTACTTCATCCTGTTGCCTTTGCTGGATGGATCGGTTTTTTTGTAACAGCAATGAACCTCTTACCCTTTTCACAGCTTGACGGTGGTCATATAATCTATGCTTTAGTTGGAGAAAAGTTTCAAATTATTCAATTTTTTCTCTTTCCCTTTTTAATTTTAATGGGATTTTTCTGGCCTGGCTGGTTTTTCTGGGGATTTTTGCTTGTTTTATTCGGGCTAAGACATCCACCACCTATAGATAATATAACACCCCTTGAAAGAAAAGATAAGATAATAGGAATTATCTGTATTGCTGTTTTTATATTAACCTTTCACCCTGTTCCTTTCAGTTTAAGAATTTAG
- a CDS encoding ABC transporter ATP-binding protein, producing the protein MILIELLDIKRIYIMGKTFINALDGITLRVEREEYIAIMGPSGSGKSTLLHIIGFLDRPTEGKYIFKSKDISNYSEDELAEIRNREVGFVFQSFHLIPRITAIENVELPLIYMGLPKTKRRELAEYYLKEVGLYERRNHRPHELSGGEMQRVAIARALVGGAEILLADEPTGNLDTKSGNEILDIFDRLNEKGKTVIVVTHDPFVSKRARRIIYLRDGKIEREELQ; encoded by the coding sequence ATGATTTTAATTGAACTTTTGGATATTAAGAGAATTTATATTATGGGGAAAACTTTTATTAATGCTTTAGATGGCATAACACTTAGAGTTGAAAGAGAAGAGTATATTGCAATTATGGGTCCATCAGGTTCTGGAAAAAGCACTCTTTTACATATAATTGGATTTCTTGATAGACCTACTGAAGGTAAATATATTTTTAAAAGTAAGGACATATCAAATTATTCAGAGGATGAACTTGCTGAAATAAGAAACAGGGAAGTGGGTTTTGTTTTTCAATCTTTTCATCTTATTCCGAGAATAACTGCAATAGAGAATGTTGAGTTACCTTTAATATATATGGGTCTTCCAAAAACGAAAAGAAGGGAGCTTGCTGAATATTATTTAAAAGAAGTAGGACTTTATGAAAGAAGGAATCACAGGCCTCATGAACTTTCAGGGGGAGAAATGCAAAGGGTAGCAATAGCAAGAGCACTTGTGGGAGGAGCAGAAATTTTACTTGCTGATGAACCAACAGGCAATCTTGATACAAAGTCTGGGAATGAAATTTTAGATATTTTTGACAGGTTAAATGAAAAAGGTAAAACAGTAATTGTAGTAACCCATGACCCTTTTGTATCAAAGAGAGCAAGAAGAATTATCTATTTAAGAGATGGTAAAATAGAAAGAGAAGAATTGCAATAA
- a CDS encoding bifunctional 5,10-methylenetetrahydrofolate dehydrogenase/5,10-methenyltetrahydrofolate cyclohydrolase, with product MAKILDGKLVSSEWRKEIHKKVLELKEKEVIPFLNVFLIGDNPASLLYVKNKKQTAEKIDIKCEIIHFPGDISKEKLKEEIKTKGEDKNIHGIIVQLPLPNHLDPEEIAEFIPPEKDVDGFTPYNLGKLVRGNPIFIPATPYGILKILDYYKISVTGKHVVIVGRSNIVGKPMALSLLLKGRDATVTVCHSKTENLSKITQEADILIVAAGVKRLIKKDFVREGQVVIDVGIHKEGDLWIGDVDFEEVKDIVDYITPVPGGVGPMTVAGLLANTCKSAELLTKNGRYH from the coding sequence ATGGCTAAAATATTGGATGGAAAACTTGTTTCCTCTGAATGGAGAAAAGAAATTCATAAAAAGGTTCTTGAACTTAAAGAAAAGGAGGTAATACCTTTTTTAAATGTTTTTCTTATCGGAGATAACCCGGCTTCTCTTTTGTATGTAAAAAATAAAAAACAAACTGCTGAGAAGATTGACATAAAGTGTGAAATAATACATTTTCCAGGTGATATATCTAAAGAAAAATTAAAAGAGGAAATTAAAACAAAAGGGGAAGACAAAAATATTCACGGTATAATAGTTCAACTTCCTCTGCCAAACCATCTTGACCCTGAAGAAATCGCTGAGTTTATACCACCTGAAAAAGATGTTGATGGTTTTACTCCCTATAATCTTGGAAAACTTGTTAGAGGGAATCCTATATTTATTCCTGCAACACCTTATGGAATTTTAAAAATTCTTGATTATTATAAAATATCTGTTACAGGAAAACATGTTGTAATTGTTGGAAGAAGTAACATTGTCGGAAAACCAATGGCTCTCTCTTTATTACTCAAAGGAAGAGATGCAACAGTTACAGTCTGTCATTCAAAGACTGAGAATTTGAGTAAAATAACACAGGAAGCAGATATTTTGATAGTTGCAGCAGGTGTTAAAAGATTAATTAAGAAAGATTTTGTTAGAGAGGGACAGGTTGTTATAGATGTGGGTATTCATAAGGAAGGGGATTTGTGGATAGGTGATGTAGATTTTGAAGAGGTAAAGGATATTGTTGATTATATAACACCTGTTCCCGGGGGTGTAGGACCGATGACAGTTGCTGGCTTACTTGCAAATACCTGTAAAAGTGCAGAACTCTTAACTAAAAATGGACGATATCACTAA
- a CDS encoding efflux RND transporter periplasmic adaptor subunit, producing the protein MKKILIISGIILLLIILIFLNLKTGKKEKFVEIEVVKKGFISESVKTYGTIEAYKQVEISSEVIGKIKKIFFKKGDFVKVGDLLCIIDPSEYETQREKIKLMLEEDLYKLKMARINFEREKNLYEKNLISQKEFENAEANLKAISFKVKEDSFSLKEIENRLSKCYIRSPIDGEVIEVYKKEGEIVIAGTVNNPASVIMIIADRSKMIVKCEIDETEIPKIKRGQRVNIKVDAFPDTIFRGEVARAFGFVSSSFSSNLNRTTETPKFQVEIDMLEKNDFLIPGMSASCEIITAEKDSAITLPYSALGREKAEKIESENREPKTFVFLIKNSKTKKQYVKTGIKGLTRIEIVKGLSVSDTVITGPEDILKKLKDGEKVKIKSEKEKKKSKTK; encoded by the coding sequence ATGAAGAAAATCTTAATAATATCCGGAATAATTCTTTTACTCATAATTTTAATTTTTCTCAATTTAAAAACTGGAAAAAAAGAAAAATTTGTTGAAATTGAAGTGGTAAAAAAGGGTTTTATATCAGAAAGTGTTAAAACTTACGGAACTATTGAAGCTTACAAACAGGTGGAAATCAGTTCTGAAGTTATAGGGAAAATAAAAAAAATTTTTTTTAAGAAAGGAGATTTTGTTAAAGTAGGTGATCTTCTATGTATTATTGATCCATCTGAATATGAAACTCAAAGAGAAAAAATAAAATTAATGTTAGAGGAGGATTTGTATAAGTTAAAAATGGCAAGAATTAATTTTGAGAGAGAAAAAAATTTATATGAAAAAAATTTAATTTCACAGAAAGAATTTGAAAATGCTGAAGCAAATCTTAAGGCAATTTCCTTTAAGGTAAAAGAAGATAGTTTTAGTTTAAAAGAAATAGAAAACAGGTTATCAAAATGTTATATAAGGTCTCCTATTGATGGAGAGGTTATTGAGGTTTATAAAAAGGAGGGAGAAATCGTTATTGCAGGGACAGTTAATAATCCAGCATCTGTTATAATGATAATTGCTGATAGGAGCAAAATGATAGTAAAATGTGAAATTGATGAGACAGAGATTCCAAAAATAAAAAGAGGGCAGAGGGTAAACATAAAAGTAGATGCATTTCCCGACACAATTTTTAGAGGTGAAGTTGCAAGAGCTTTTGGATTTGTTAGTTCTTCTTTTAGTTCTAATTTAAATAGAACTACCGAGACTCCAAAATTTCAAGTAGAAATTGATATGTTAGAAAAAAATGATTTTCTTATTCCAGGTATGAGTGCTTCCTGTGAGATTATAACAGCAGAAAAGGATAGTGCAATTACACTCCCTTATTCTGCTCTTGGTAGAGAAAAAGCTGAAAAGATTGAATCAGAAAACAGAGAGCCCAAAACTTTTGTTTTCCTTATTAAAAACTCAAAAACAAAAAAGCAATATGTTAAAACAGGTATAAAAGGGCTCACAAGAATTGAAATTGTAAAGGGACTTAGTGTTTCCGATACAGTAATAACAGGACCTGAAGATATTCTAAAAAAACTTAAGGATGGTGAAAAAGTAAAAATTAAATCAGAAAAAGAAAAGAAAAAGTCAAAGACAAAATGA
- a CDS encoding ABC transporter permease, producing the protein MKISDLFQISLYGIKTHKLRSVLTTLGIIIGVGTVISMMSIIEGINGYVYKEFGAVGSDVIYIQKYKWKVFVGSAEREWWKKFKEFPDFTEDDLKDIKELDFVENASISLDLFNLKEAKYKNKKLEDLDVIAVTPSYFEVSGYKIESGRKLNEDDEFFKRNVCIIGKYIEETLFEEEDPLGKEIKIGNKNFLIIGVLKKRGEIFGQSLDRIIILPFSKGKELKGKPVFDWQEVFISPVIQVKIKKNYELKEAMEELRKFLRKRRALFFTDEDNFSLNTQEMLLQIYRSITGGIFAAMIGIASLALLVGGIGIMNIMLVSVSERTKEIGIRMAVGAKRKDILYQFLLEAILLTSIGGFLGLFLGALIGKLVDILTPLPSRIPPWSIFIALLFSMVVGIFFGIYPASQAAKKDPIECLRFE; encoded by the coding sequence ATGAAAATTTCTGATCTATTTCAGATTTCACTTTATGGTATAAAAACCCATAAATTAAGATCTGTATTAACAACTCTTGGAATTATAATAGGTGTTGGAACTGTTATATCAATGATGTCAATTATTGAGGGAATAAACGGTTATGTTTATAAAGAATTCGGAGCTGTTGGTTCAGATGTTATTTATATTCAAAAATATAAATGGAAGGTTTTTGTGGGGTCAGCAGAAAGAGAATGGTGGAAAAAATTTAAAGAATTTCCTGATTTTACAGAGGATGATTTAAAGGATATCAAAGAACTTGATTTTGTTGAAAATGCTTCCATTTCCCTTGATTTATTTAATTTAAAAGAAGCAAAATATAAAAATAAGAAACTTGAAGATTTAGATGTAATAGCAGTAACTCCTTCTTACTTTGAAGTATCAGGTTATAAAATTGAAAGTGGAAGAAAATTAAATGAAGATGATGAATTTTTTAAAAGAAATGTATGTATAATTGGAAAATATATAGAAGAAACTCTATTTGAGGAAGAAGATCCCCTGGGTAAAGAAATAAAAATAGGGAATAAGAATTTTTTAATTATTGGAGTTTTAAAAAAAAGAGGAGAAATTTTTGGACAATCACTTGATAGAATTATTATATTGCCCTTTTCAAAAGGTAAAGAATTAAAGGGAAAGCCAGTATTTGACTGGCAGGAAGTTTTTATAAGTCCTGTTATTCAGGTGAAAATAAAAAAGAATTATGAATTAAAGGAAGCAATGGAAGAATTGAGGAAGTTTTTAAGAAAAAGAAGAGCACTATTTTTCACGGATGAGGATAATTTTTCTTTAAATACGCAGGAAATGCTTCTTCAAATTTATAGGTCAATAACAGGAGGTATATTTGCAGCAATGATAGGTATTGCTTCTTTAGCCTTACTTGTTGGTGGAATTGGAATAATGAACATAATGCTTGTTTCAGTTTCTGAAAGAACAAAGGAAATAGGTATCAGAATGGCAGTTGGGGCAAAAAGAAAAGATATTTTATATCAGTTTTTGCTTGAAGCTATTTTGTTAACTTCAATTGGAGGTTTTTTAGGTCTTTTTCTCGGTGCCTTAATAGGAAAACTGGTTGATATTTTAACTCCTTTACCTTCAAGGATTCCCCCTTGGAGTATATTTATTGCTCTTTTATTTTCTATGGTTGTTGGAATATTCTTTGGAATTTATCCTGCTTCACAGGCAGCAAAAAAGGACCCCATTGAATGTTTAAGATTTGAATAG
- the eno gene encoding phosphopyruvate hydratase, with amino-acid sequence MKIKDLKAYEVLDSRGNPTLKVVCILENGAKGSAFVPSGASTGTFEALELRDGDKKRFLGKGVLKAISSVENEIAPRIKDMEVFEQRKIDELMINLDGTENKSRLGANAILGVSLAVARAAAHVAGVPLFRYIGGVNANFLPIPMMNFINGGVHADNPIDIQEFMVVPIGFSTFKDALRAGSEVYHTLKILLKENGLQTSVGDEGGFAPFIENTKKALDFILKAIERAGYKPGKEIYLALDVAATELWNKEEGTYRIEGKRLNFDELMKFYSDIIKNYPIFSIEDPLAEEDWEAWKIFTSEFKDKIMIVGDDIFVTNEKRFSKGIKENIANAILIKLNQIGTLTETLDVINMAKSNNYNTVISHRSGETEDTFISDLSVGTSSLFIKTGAVARGERTCKYNRLLEIESEYKGIFWGKKLTL; translated from the coding sequence ATGAAAATAAAGGATTTAAAAGCCTATGAGGTTCTTGATTCAAGGGGTAATCCTACCCTAAAAGTTGTATGTATCCTTGAAAATGGTGCTAAAGGTTCTGCTTTTGTTCCATCAGGGGCTTCAACAGGAACTTTTGAGGCACTTGAATTAAGGGATGGTGATAAAAAAAGGTTTCTTGGAAAAGGTGTTTTAAAAGCCATAAGTTCTGTTGAAAATGAGATTGCTCCAAGAATAAAGGATATGGAGGTTTTTGAACAGAGAAAAATTGATGAGCTTATGATAAATCTTGATGGAACAGAAAATAAATCAAGACTCGGGGCAAATGCTATTCTTGGTGTTTCTCTTGCTGTTGCAAGGGCAGCAGCTCATGTAGCAGGTGTTCCTCTTTTTAGGTACATTGGTGGCGTAAATGCCAATTTTCTACCTATACCTATGATGAATTTTATAAACGGTGGTGTTCATGCAGATAATCCAATTGATATCCAGGAGTTTATGGTAGTTCCGATTGGATTTTCTACATTTAAAGATGCATTAAGAGCAGGTTCTGAAGTTTATCACACTTTGAAAATCTTACTTAAAGAGAATGGTTTACAAACTTCAGTGGGAGATGAGGGTGGTTTTGCACCTTTTATAGAAAATACAAAGAAGGCACTTGATTTTATTCTTAAAGCAATAGAAAGGGCTGGATATAAACCAGGGAAAGAAATTTATCTTGCATTGGATGTTGCGGCTACTGAGTTGTGGAATAAGGAGGAAGGAACCTATCGTATTGAAGGTAAGAGGCTCAACTTTGATGAGTTAATGAAGTTTTATTCAGATATAATAAAGAATTATCCTATTTTTTCAATTGAAGACCCTCTTGCAGAAGAAGATTGGGAAGCATGGAAAATTTTTACCTCTGAATTTAAGGATAAAATAATGATAGTTGGTGATGATATCTTTGTAACAAATGAAAAAAGATTTTCAAAAGGAATAAAAGAAAACATAGCAAATGCCATTCTAATAAAATTAAATCAGATAGGAACTTTGACAGAAACGCTTGATGTTATAAATATGGCTAAGTCAAATAATTATAACACTGTTATTTCTCATAGATCAGGTGAAACTGAAGATACTTTTATATCAGATTTATCAGTTGGTACCAGTTCTCTTTTTATAAAGACAGGTGCAGTTGCAAGAGGGGAAAGGACCTGTAAATATAATAGATTGCTTGAAATTGAAAGTGAGTATAAGGGAATTTTCTGGGGAAAAAAGTTAACTCTGTGA
- a CDS encoding TolC family protein: protein MILILLLLKIDSVKINLDEFIKLAFKKNPEIKMEEKSDLLRNVDFMNSIFDNFPTISAQGSYSDTRRGIKTFIPGVPTPIFYSVSKGYTFTTSINIPIFSPSNITGSLNSYFEKERGRLYLTEYKMKFIYELESKYFNVLRTRNILKAVQKSIERAEENYKLAEEKYKNGLISYLDFMNIKIQVDDAYLNKSQAEKNFYDALYNFNYIIGEEKDFLYIPLDIEIETLKFEEKEKNLFYPVESEKQVKKAQNLNFIYSVFSFMPEVYLSYYYSFSDSSLNFLFRNPESSKGLYVTFSLRFWDYPFNILRNKIRKDFENENFKRIYLLSKINYEKSKREIEISKKALDIAKEKLKNSEIGYKYAEESFKLGKLSSIELRQAEENLKNSEVDYINSLYNYKLSVSFYLYLTGNLTYKEGEIK from the coding sequence ATGATTTTAATTTTACTTTTACTAAAAATTGATTCAGTTAAAATAAATCTTGATGAATTTATTAAACTTGCCTTTAAAAAAAATCCTGAAATAAAAATGGAAGAAAAGAGTGATCTTTTAAGAAATGTTGATTTTATGAATTCAATTTTTGACAATTTTCCAACAATTAGTGCTCAGGGTAGTTATTCAGATACAAGAAGGGGAATAAAAACATTTATTCCAGGAGTCCCAACCCCCATTTTTTACTCAGTTAGTAAAGGTTATACTTTTACCACATCAATAAATATACCTATTTTTTCTCCTTCAAATATTACAGGTTCTTTAAATTCATACTTTGAAAAAGAAAGAGGCAGATTATATTTAACCGAATATAAAATGAAATTTATTTATGAACTTGAATCAAAATACTTTAATGTTTTAAGAACAAGAAATATCTTAAAAGCAGTTCAAAAGAGTATTGAAAGAGCTGAAGAAAATTATAAACTTGCTGAAGAAAAATATAAAAATGGGTTAATTTCTTATTTAGATTTTATGAATATAAAAATTCAGGTTGATGATGCCTATTTAAATAAAAGTCAGGCTGAAAAAAATTTTTATGACGCCCTTTACAATTTTAACTACATAATCGGTGAGGAAAAAGATTTTCTTTACATTCCCTTAGATATTGAGATAGAAACTCTAAAATTTGAGGAAAAAGAGAAAAATCTTTTTTATCCTGTTGAATCTGAGAAACAGGTAAAAAAGGCACAGAACTTAAATTTTATTTACAGTGTTTTTTCTTTTATGCCAGAGGTTTATCTTTCTTATTACTATTCCTTTTCTGATTCATCCCTAAATTTCCTTTTTAGAAATCCTGAAAGCTCAAAAGGTCTCTATGTTACCTTTTCTTTAAGATTCTGGGATTATCCCTTTAATATTTTAAGAAATAAAATCAGAAAGGATTTTGAAAATGAAAACTTTAAGAGAATTTATCTTTTATCTAAAATTAATTATGAAAAGTCAAAAAGAGAAATAGAAATTTCAAAAAAAGCACTTGATATAGCAAAAGAAAAACTTAAAAACTCTGAGATCGGATATAAGTATGCAGAAGAGAGTTTTAAACTGGGAAAGTTATCCTCAATTGAATTAAGACAGGCTGAAGAGAATTTAAAAAATTCTGAAGTTGATTATATTAATTCTCTTTATAACTATAAACTTTCTGTATCCTTTTATCTTTATTTAACAGGAAATTTAACCTATAAAGAAGGAGAAATAAAATGA
- a CDS encoding ZIP family metal transporter produces MELIEKIFLDLSLGGNKVILGLLGGLVISLLNLLGALLIFFFTKPSQKLIDTLLGFAAGVMLAASFTSLILPGIEKGGIIPVLIGILFGSFILDLGDHIIPHIHPVLGKEGVKTERLKGIWLFIIAITIHNMPEGLAVGIGFGSGNIKDAIILMLAIGIQNIPEGFSVSVSALEAGFGKRFYAAITGIRSGLVEIPLAIFGAWLISIAKPILPYAMGFAAGAMIYVISDEIVPETHRKGHERLATFGTILGLVIMLFLDVTLK; encoded by the coding sequence ATGGAATTGATTGAAAAAATATTTTTAGATTTATCATTGGGGGGAAATAAAGTAATTCTCGGACTTCTTGGTGGTTTAGTTATTTCCCTTTTAAATTTGTTAGGTGCTCTTTTAATTTTTTTCTTTACCAAACCCTCTCAGAAATTAATTGATACTCTTCTTGGATTTGCTGCAGGTGTTATGCTTGCAGCAAGTTTTACAAGTTTGATTTTACCTGGGATTGAGAAGGGTGGAATTATTCCTGTTCTTATTGGAATATTGTTTGGTTCTTTTATTCTTGATTTAGGTGACCATATTATACCTCATATACATCCTGTATTAGGAAAAGAAGGAGTTAAAACTGAAAGGTTAAAGGGTATATGGCTTTTTATAATTGCCATAACAATTCATAATATGCCAGAGGGTCTTGCTGTTGGAATTGGTTTTGGTTCAGGTAATATAAAGGATGCTATTATTTTGATGCTTGCCATTGGAATTCAGAATATTCCAGAAGGTTTTTCAGTTTCGGTTTCTGCACTTGAAGCTGGATTTGGTAAAAGGTTTTATGCAGCAATAACAGGAATAAGGTCGGGTTTGGTTGAGATTCCTCTTGCAATTTTTGGAGCTTGGCTTATCAGTATTGCAAAACCTATTTTGCCTTATGCCATGGGTTTTGCAGCTGGTGCCATGATTTATGTTATTAGTGATGAAATTGTGCCAGAAACCCACAGAAAAGGTCATGAAAGATTAGCAACTTTTGGAACCATTCTCGGTCTTGTTATAATGCTTTTTCTGGATGTGACCCTTAAATAA
- a CDS encoding acetoacetate--CoA ligase has product MKKNRRVLWEPDKEIIENSNIKKFIEYVNRRENLNFKDYFSLYDFSVQNIEKFWEFLWDYVSIIYSQKFSYIVDDLKNFPGAKWFLGAKFNYAENLLRFKDEKICFVEIRENGERKEISYKKLYELTSLLNSALKKIGLREGDRVAAYMPNIYETPLFLLASSSLGAVWSSCGTEVGIKGVIDRFSQIEPKILFTVDSYIYKGKKYDNLERIKEILNYLPSVEKVIVVNYKDKKKDISFIKNAIYFHDFIKDEKFKDIEFIQVSYEHPLFIMFSSGTTGKPKCIVQSGMGVLINHLKELILHTDLKRSDVITYITSPSWMMWNWLMSSLFVGSKIVLYDGNPLYPDEGRMFELIEEERITIFGLSASYINHLKNNNFRAKGKYNLKTLREISQTGSPLSEEGFIYVYENIKDDLWLNSISGGTDINGCFAAGSPTLKVHAGELQARALGMKVSVYDEKGEPIYDKVGELVCEAPSPSMPLYFWGDKDFKKYRETYFEFFKNKNVWRHGDYVILHSETQGLTFLGRSDSTLKIQGVKIGTSEIYNVVQEIKEIEDSLAVSKKYGDEERLILFVKLKKGYSLNQELIERIKRELKEKASPRHVPFKIIEAPDIPYTFNMKKVEIAVKNILNGIKITNKDSIINPSSLKFFEKISKEI; this is encoded by the coding sequence ATGAAAAAAAACCGCAGGGTATTGTGGGAACCTGATAAAGAAATTATTGAAAATTCCAATATTAAAAAATTTATTGAGTATGTGAATAGAAGGGAAAATTTAAATTTTAAAGATTATTTTTCTCTTTATGATTTTTCAGTTCAAAACATAGAAAAATTCTGGGAGTTTTTATGGGATTATGTTTCTATAATTTATTCCCAAAAATTTTCTTATATTGTTGATGATTTAAAAAATTTCCCTGGTGCAAAATGGTTTTTGGGTGCTAAATTTAATTATGCTGAAAATTTATTAAGGTTTAAGGATGAAAAAATTTGTTTTGTAGAAATTAGAGAAAATGGCGAAAGGAAGGAGATTTCTTATAAAAAACTCTATGAACTTACTTCCCTTTTAAATTCTGCTTTAAAAAAGATAGGATTAAGAGAAGGAGATAGAGTAGCTGCCTATATGCCGAATATATACGAAACTCCACTTTTTTTACTTGCCTCTTCATCCCTTGGAGCAGTTTGGTCTTCCTGTGGAACAGAAGTTGGTATTAAAGGTGTTATTGATAGATTTTCTCAAATTGAACCGAAGATTTTATTCACTGTTGATTCTTATATTTATAAGGGAAAAAAGTATGATAATCTTGAAAGAATCAAGGAGATTTTAAATTATTTACCTTCTGTTGAAAAAGTTATTGTTGTAAATTACAAAGATAAAAAGAAGGATATTTCCTTTATCAAAAATGCAATTTATTTTCATGATTTTATTAAGGATGAAAAGTTTAAGGATATAGAATTTATTCAGGTTTCCTATGAACATCCTCTTTTTATAATGTTTTCTTCTGGAACAACAGGAAAACCTAAATGTATTGTGCAGAGTGGAATGGGTGTCTTAATAAACCATTTAAAGGAATTAATTTTACATACAGATTTAAAAAGAAGTGATGTTATAACATATATAACAAGTCCTTCCTGGATGATGTGGAACTGGTTAATGAGTTCTTTATTTGTTGGTTCAAAAATTGTTCTTTATGATGGAAATCCCCTTTACCCTGATGAGGGAAGGATGTTTGAGCTTATTGAGGAAGAGAGAATAACGATTTTTGGTTTAAGTGCTTCTTATATCAATCATCTAAAAAATAATAACTTTAGGGCAAAGGGAAAGTACAATTTAAAAACATTAAGAGAAATATCACAGACCGGGTCACCCCTGTCTGAAGAAGGATTTATATATGTTTATGAAAATATAAAAGATGATTTATGGTTAAATTCAATTTCAGGTGGAACGGATATAAACGGTTGTTTTGCTGCTGGAAGCCCTACTTTAAAAGTTCATGCAGGTGAGCTGCAGGCAAGGGCACTTGGTATGAAGGTGAGTGTTTACGATGAAAAAGGTGAACCTATCTATGATAAAGTTGGAGAACTTGTATGTGAGGCTCCTTCTCCATCTATGCCCTTATATTTCTGGGGTGATAAGGATTTCAAAAAATATAGAGAAACCTACTTTGAATTTTTTAAAAATAAAAATGTCTGGAGACACGGTGATTATGTTATATTACATTCAGAGACACAGGGTTTAACATTTCTGGGAAGATCAGATTCTACTTTAAAAATTCAGGGAGTAAAGATAGGAACTTCAGAGATTTATAATGTGGTACAAGAGATAAAAGAAATAGAGGATAGTCTTGCTGTTTCCAAAAAATATGGTGATGAGGAAAGATTGATTTTATTTGTAAAATTAAAAAAAGGTTATTCTTTGAATCAGGAATTGATTGAAAGGATAAAGAGGGAACTTAAAGAAAAGGCTTCACCAAGACATGTTCCCTTTAAGATAATTGAGGCGCCCGATATTCCCTATACCTTTAATATGAAAAAAGTTGAAATTGCAGTTAAAAATATTTTGAATGGAATTAAAATTACAAATAAAGATTCAATAATAAACCCTTCTTCTCTTAAATTTTTTGAAAAAATAAGCAAAGAAATTTAA